Proteins encoded in a region of the Streptomyces akebiae genome:
- a CDS encoding cellulase family glycosylhydrolase, with translation MTRRLASGLTALLLALVLLPLTPATSRAADPPVPPASSPAARSAVAAMQPGWNLGNTYDAIPDETSWGNPPVTRALFQRVRSQGFKSIRLPVTWGIHQGGAPDYTIDAAWMAKVRQVVDLALDENLYVLLNMHHDSWMWVNTLSTDHDTVLARYRATWTQIAAEFRDRSPRLALESINEPTFSDTSGDDENYRLLAELNSVFHRIVRDSGGGNANRLLVLPTLYTNADQGRLDALAAELAELRDPMVATTVHFYGWWPFSVNIAGYTRFDATSKQDLTATFDRVHAAFTARGIPVVIGEYALLAYDHNRPGIIQRGEQRKYFEFLGDHARRRSFTTMLWDAGQFLNRNTLQWRDAELFGQIKSSWTTRSGTASSDEVFLPRSSAITAEDLTLNPNGTDFQGLRHGSRNLVQGRDYTLSGNRLTLTATALTELAGDRTYGVNATLEARFSRGVPWRIDVITADSPVLTATSGSTTGLAVPTRFRGDRLATMEARYDDGSNAGPASWTSYQQWDTAFSAYTDDSIKLTAEFFTSLRENSRVTLTFHFWSGATATYHVTKSGGTATGSPA, from the coding sequence ATGACGAGAAGACTCGCAAGCGGACTGACGGCGCTGCTCCTGGCGCTCGTCCTGCTCCCGCTGACGCCCGCCACCTCACGGGCCGCCGATCCCCCCGTCCCCCCGGCCAGTTCACCGGCCGCCCGCAGCGCGGTGGCGGCCATGCAGCCCGGATGGAACCTGGGCAACACCTACGACGCCATCCCCGACGAGACGTCCTGGGGCAATCCTCCGGTGACCCGGGCCCTCTTCCAGAGGGTGAGGTCGCAGGGCTTCAAGAGCATCCGCCTGCCCGTGACCTGGGGCATCCACCAGGGCGGCGCCCCCGACTACACGATCGACGCGGCCTGGATGGCGAAGGTGCGCCAAGTCGTCGACCTGGCGCTGGACGAGAACCTGTACGTGCTGCTGAACATGCACCACGACTCCTGGATGTGGGTCAACACCCTCTCCACGGACCACGACACCGTCCTCGCCCGCTACCGCGCCACCTGGACGCAGATAGCGGCGGAGTTCCGCGACAGGTCGCCCCGGCTGGCGTTGGAGAGCATCAACGAGCCCACGTTCTCCGACACCTCGGGCGACGACGAGAACTACCGGCTGCTGGCCGAGCTCAACAGCGTCTTCCACCGGATCGTCCGCGACTCCGGCGGCGGCAACGCGAACCGGCTGCTCGTGCTGCCCACCCTGTACACCAACGCCGATCAGGGCCGGCTCGACGCGCTGGCCGCCGAACTGGCGGAGTTGCGCGACCCCATGGTGGCCACGACGGTCCACTTCTACGGCTGGTGGCCGTTCAGTGTGAACATCGCCGGGTACACCCGGTTCGACGCCACCTCGAAGCAGGACCTCACCGCCACCTTCGACCGCGTGCACGCCGCGTTCACCGCGCGCGGCATCCCCGTCGTCATCGGCGAGTACGCCCTGCTGGCCTACGACCACAACCGTCCAGGAATCATCCAACGGGGAGAGCAGCGCAAGTACTTCGAGTTCCTGGGCGACCACGCCCGCCGTCGGAGTTTCACCACCATGCTGTGGGACGCCGGTCAGTTCCTGAACCGCAACACCCTCCAGTGGCGCGACGCGGAGCTGTTCGGGCAGATCAAGTCGAGCTGGACCACCCGTTCCGGGACCGCCTCCAGCGACGAGGTGTTCCTGCCGCGGTCGAGTGCCATCACCGCCGAGGATCTCACCCTCAACCCGAACGGAACCGACTTCCAGGGTCTGCGCCACGGCTCCCGCAACCTCGTCCAGGGCAGGGACTACACGCTCTCCGGCAACCGGCTCACCCTGACGGCCACCGCGCTGACCGAGCTGGCCGGCGATCGGACGTACGGGGTCAACGCGACGCTGGAGGCGCGGTTCTCCCGGGGCGTGCCCTGGCGGATCGATGTGATCACCGCCGACAGCCCGGTGCTGACGGCCACCTCCGGGAGCACCACCGGCCTGGCGGTCCCGACCCGGTTCCGGGGCGACCGGCTCGCCACCATGGAGGCCCGGTACGACGACGGGAGCAACGCGGGCCCGGCGAGCTGGACCTCGTACCAGCAGTGGGACACCGCGTTCTCGGCCTACACCGACGACTCCATCAAGTTGACGGCCGAGTTCTTCACCTCCCTGCGGGAGAATTCCCGGGTGACGCTCACCTTCCACTTCTGGAGCGGTGCGACGGCGACGTACCACGTCACCAAGTCGGGCGGCACCGCGACCGGTTCACCCGCCTGA
- a CDS encoding LacI family DNA-binding transcriptional regulator, translated as MNRGQPADGRAILAQHTADGPPDGNDGQGDTSRPVTIAFIAESAGVSVPTVSKVINGRSGVSADTRARVEELVDRYGYRKPTGAQRNNVVELVFRELEHLWAAEIIRGVERVARRHRVGVMVSEFGLHDSDPLTWDDTVSRRPNCVLSVAQLSEAEREQLRAKGIPFVVFDPATELPDDVPFVGATNWSGGRAATRHLTELGHRRIAMIAGPRDQLYCCARLDGYRSAMGAAGLPVDPELVVHAPLTGEDGQRAARSLLALPDRPTAIFTTNDLQALGVYQAAREAGLRIPDDLSVVGFDDLPVVAWIDPPLTTVHQPLTEMAVAATELALTLGRGERAPQAGLEIATTLTVRASTAPPPEAGRVAIDRPNGPH; from the coding sequence ATGAACCGGGGACAACCAGCAGACGGGCGGGCGATCTTGGCGCAGCACACGGCCGACGGGCCGCCGGACGGCAACGACGGACAGGGCGACACGTCCCGGCCCGTCACGATCGCCTTCATCGCCGAGTCCGCGGGGGTGTCGGTCCCCACCGTCTCCAAGGTGATCAACGGCAGGTCCGGCGTCTCCGCGGACACCCGCGCCCGCGTCGAGGAACTGGTCGACCGGTACGGCTACCGCAAGCCGACCGGCGCCCAGCGCAACAACGTCGTGGAGCTCGTGTTCCGCGAGCTGGAGCACCTGTGGGCGGCCGAGATCATCAGGGGTGTCGAGCGGGTCGCCCGCCGCCACCGCGTGGGCGTCATGGTGTCCGAGTTCGGACTGCACGACTCGGACCCGCTCACCTGGGACGACACCGTCTCCCGGCGGCCGAACTGCGTCCTGTCCGTGGCCCAGCTCTCCGAGGCCGAGCGGGAGCAACTCAGGGCGAAGGGCATCCCGTTCGTCGTCTTCGACCCGGCCACGGAACTGCCCGACGACGTCCCGTTCGTGGGCGCCACCAACTGGTCCGGCGGCCGGGCCGCGACCCGCCACCTCACCGAACTCGGCCACCGCCGCATCGCCATGATCGCCGGCCCGCGGGACCAGCTCTACTGCTGCGCCCGCCTGGACGGATACCGCTCCGCGATGGGGGCGGCCGGCCTGCCGGTCGACCCGGAACTCGTCGTGCACGCGCCCCTGACGGGTGAGGACGGGCAGCGGGCGGCACGCTCACTGCTGGCCCTGCCGGACCGTCCGACGGCGATCTTCACCACCAACGACCTCCAGGCGCTCGGCGTCTACCAGGCGGCACGCGAGGCGGGCCTGCGGATCCCCGACGACCTGAGCGTCGTCGGATTCGACGACCTGCCGGTCGTGGCCTGGATCGACCCGCCCCTGACGACCGTGCACCAGCCCCTGACCGAGATGGCCGTGGCCGCGACCGAGCTGGCGCTCACGCTCGGCCGGGGCGAGAGGGCCCCCCAGGCAGGGCTGGAGATCGCGACGACCCTGACGGTCCGGGCCAGCACCGCCCCGCCCCCGGAAGCAGGCCGCGTGGCCATTGACCGCCCGAACGGCCCTCACTAG
- a CDS encoding glycoside hydrolase family 43 protein, translating to MRVTSVSETDPTVSNPVIPGFFPDPSVCRAGDDYYLACSSFEYFPGVPLFHSRDLVHWTQIGNALDRPSQLRLPPDTASSGGIYAPTLRHHDGRFWLIVTNVSGDGNLLFTATDPAGPWSDPIRLPGVHGIDPDIAWDDDGTCWCTTAGVGQIRLDPHTGETSGTRRQLWSGAPGAKAPEAPHLYHIGDHWYLLIAEGGTERGHGVSIARGSTPTGPFEPCPANPILSHRGTDHPVQNTGHADLVQGPDGSWWMVLLGVRPGGGTPGWHVMGRETYLVPVEWVDGWPVVGELSTDMPAPPWPLGPPAVAPERRDDFDAAELAPQWISLRRRLPEDCTTKERPGSLTLRARGESLDDADVTFVGRRQQHPSCRVRTLVDVTEGQGRGGLAVRLDELHHYSVETSAGQVRVRARIGPLSTVVASRPVPPGPVVLRAETAPAPMVDARTGPDLVSLGFEEPDGTYVELASLDGRYLSTEVAGGFTGRVFGMFASAASAHFDWFDYEPLES from the coding sequence CTGAGGGTGACCAGCGTGTCCGAGACGGACCCCACCGTCAGCAATCCGGTGATCCCCGGCTTCTTCCCCGATCCCTCCGTCTGCCGCGCGGGCGACGACTACTACCTCGCCTGCTCCAGCTTCGAGTACTTCCCGGGCGTCCCTCTCTTCCACAGCCGCGACCTGGTGCACTGGACCCAGATCGGCAACGCCCTCGACCGCCCGAGCCAACTGCGGCTGCCGCCGGACACCGCCTCCTCCGGCGGGATCTACGCGCCCACTCTGCGTCACCACGACGGCCGCTTCTGGCTGATCGTCACCAACGTCAGCGGCGACGGCAACCTGCTGTTCACCGCCACCGACCCGGCCGGACCCTGGTCCGACCCGATCCGGCTGCCCGGGGTGCACGGCATCGACCCCGACATCGCCTGGGACGACGACGGCACCTGCTGGTGCACCACCGCCGGAGTGGGACAGATCCGCCTCGACCCCCACACCGGGGAGACGTCCGGCACCCGTCGACAGCTGTGGTCCGGAGCGCCCGGCGCCAAGGCCCCCGAAGCACCGCACCTGTACCACATCGGCGACCACTGGTACCTGCTCATCGCCGAAGGCGGCACCGAACGGGGCCACGGCGTCTCGATAGCCCGGGGCAGCACCCCCACGGGCCCGTTCGAGCCCTGCCCGGCCAACCCGATCCTCAGCCACCGCGGCACGGACCACCCCGTCCAGAACACCGGCCACGCCGACCTCGTGCAGGGGCCCGACGGTTCGTGGTGGATGGTGCTGCTCGGCGTGCGGCCCGGCGGCGGCACCCCCGGCTGGCACGTGATGGGCCGGGAGACCTACCTGGTGCCGGTCGAGTGGGTCGACGGCTGGCCCGTCGTCGGTGAACTGTCGACCGACATGCCCGCACCGCCCTGGCCCCTCGGCCCACCCGCCGTCGCGCCGGAGCGCCGGGACGACTTCGACGCTGCCGAGCTGGCGCCGCAGTGGATCTCGCTGCGCCGACGTCTCCCGGAGGACTGCACCACCAAGGAACGGCCCGGTTCGCTGACGCTACGTGCCCGTGGCGAGTCGCTCGACGACGCCGACGTGACGTTCGTGGGACGACGCCAGCAACATCCGTCGTGCCGGGTGCGCACCCTGGTGGACGTGACGGAGGGGCAGGGGCGGGGCGGCCTCGCCGTACGCCTCGACGAACTGCACCACTACTCGGTCGAGACGAGCGCCGGACAGGTGCGGGTCCGCGCCCGCATCGGCCCGTTGAGCACGGTCGTGGCGTCCCGGCCCGTACCCCCGGGGCCCGTGGTGCTGCGAGCCGAGACGGCCCCCGCGCCGATGGTCGACGCGCGGACCGGTCCCGACCTCGTCTCGCTCGGCTTCGAGGAACCGGACGGCACCTACGTCGAACTCGCCTCGCTGGACGGCCGGTACCTGTCCACGGAGGTCGCCGGAGGCTTCACCGGCCGGGTGTTCGGCATGTTCGCCTCCGCGGCCTCCGCGCACTTCGACTGGTTCGACTACGAGCCGCTGGAGAGCTGA
- a CDS encoding ATP-binding cassette domain-containing protein, with protein MMGTPVLQIDGLAVRYPGRGFRKPPTTVIEEVSFEVGRAETVALVGESGSGKTTIGRAVLGLTPVSGGRVLLDGRDITRLTGRARRLLAPDLQAIFQNPYGSLNPALPVGRTLAEPLLAGSSRPPGEVRQDIAELLRRVGLPEDAADRYPAQFSGGQRQRIAIARAVARKPKLIICDEPTSALDVTTQAAALSLLSELQSTLGCAYLFITHDLAVVKEFADRTLVLQNGRIVEEGDSVDVCDRPRHEYTRRLVAAAPVPDPDLQRQRREQRSLQLSSGS; from the coding sequence GTGATGGGAACTCCCGTACTCCAGATCGACGGCCTCGCGGTGCGCTACCCGGGCCGTGGTTTCCGCAAGCCCCCGACCACCGTCATCGAGGAGGTGTCGTTCGAGGTCGGTCGCGCCGAGACCGTGGCGCTCGTGGGCGAGTCCGGCTCGGGGAAGACCACCATCGGCCGAGCGGTGCTGGGACTCACCCCGGTCAGCGGCGGACGCGTCCTGCTCGACGGCCGGGACATCACCCGGCTCACCGGCCGGGCCCGCCGGCTGCTCGCCCCCGACCTCCAGGCGATCTTCCAGAACCCGTACGGATCGCTCAACCCGGCGCTGCCGGTGGGCCGGACGCTGGCGGAGCCGCTGCTGGCCGGTTCGTCCCGGCCCCCCGGCGAGGTGCGCCAGGACATCGCCGAGCTGCTGCGCAGGGTCGGGCTGCCGGAGGACGCGGCGGACCGGTACCCGGCACAGTTCAGCGGAGGGCAGCGCCAGCGCATCGCCATCGCCCGGGCGGTCGCCCGAAAGCCGAAGCTGATCATCTGCGACGAGCCGACCAGCGCCCTCGACGTCACCACCCAGGCGGCCGCGCTGAGCCTGCTCTCCGAACTCCAGTCCACGCTCGGCTGCGCGTATCTGTTCATCACGCACGACCTCGCCGTCGTCAAGGAGTTCGCGGACCGCACCCTGGTCCTGCAGAACGGGCGCATCGTGGAGGAGGGAGACAGCGTCGACGTGTGCGACCGGCCCCGGCACGAGTACACCCGCCGTCTGGTGGCGGCCGCACCCGTGCCCGATCCGGACCTGCAGCGGCAGCGCCGGGAGCAGCGGTCGCTTCAGCTCTCCAGCGGCTCGTAG
- a CDS encoding dipeptide/oligopeptide/nickel ABC transporter permease/ATP-binding protein has protein sequence MTTVEAPPRARPRARINPFAGLWRRPVAAAALVVVVGISVAVILAPLLAPHPPLAQDLLHTLSGPSANHPLGTDVLGRDVLSRLLYGGRPTLVGVAVAVLVYAFVGLSLGVLAGYLRGWTDRVIVAVLDVMLSVPAVIITLAVLAIFYQSNVAAMLTLGFFASAGLARIIRSTCLALREELFVDAARVSGLGPARIMARHILPRLTGQLLVPVFLFSGNALAIQTGLGFLGLATPAPAPSWGGMVGEAAQIMQQDPYLLFVSGGVIGLMSLSFGLVGDGLRDLEQDRRQATGGRSRRPVPVAALDKAVEASDTSPPAGAILAVRDYSIAFGTAQGPRTVVDSIGFSVRPGEIFGLVGESGSGKTVTGLSLLGLLPPNGAVTSGAAWLAGTRVSGLPERELQRLRGREIALVSQEPMVALDPYFTIGSQLAEVIRRTSEVPGGKDAVRQRTRELLASVQLRDPDDVARRHPHELSGGMLQRVVIAMALAGSPKVLIADEPTTALDVTVQAGILDLLRSLRDEHGMAIILITHDLGVVADSCDRAIVMEQGRIVEEGSVEDIFYRPRHPYTKKLIESTPSIARTEGRIA, from the coding sequence ATGACCACTGTCGAGGCGCCCCCGAGGGCGCGACCACGGGCGAGGATCAACCCCTTCGCCGGGCTATGGCGCCGCCCCGTCGCCGCCGCGGCACTGGTCGTGGTCGTCGGGATCAGCGTCGCCGTGATCCTCGCCCCGCTCCTCGCGCCGCATCCGCCCCTGGCGCAGGACCTGCTCCACACGCTGTCCGGTCCGTCGGCGAACCACCCGCTGGGCACCGACGTGCTCGGCCGCGACGTGCTCAGCCGACTCCTCTACGGCGGACGGCCCACCCTGGTCGGGGTTGCCGTGGCCGTGCTGGTGTACGCCTTCGTCGGCTTGTCGCTGGGGGTGCTGGCCGGCTATCTGCGCGGCTGGACCGACCGGGTCATCGTCGCCGTGCTGGACGTCATGCTCTCGGTTCCGGCGGTCATCATCACGCTCGCCGTGCTCGCGATCTTCTACCAGAGCAATGTCGCCGCCATGCTCACGCTCGGCTTCTTCGCCTCCGCGGGTCTCGCCCGGATCATCCGCAGTACGTGTCTGGCGCTGCGCGAGGAACTGTTCGTGGACGCCGCCAGGGTGTCCGGCCTCGGCCCGGCCCGGATCATGGCCCGGCACATCCTCCCCCGGCTGACCGGGCAGTTGCTGGTCCCGGTCTTCCTCTTCTCCGGCAACGCCCTCGCCATCCAGACCGGCCTCGGGTTCCTCGGCCTGGCCACCCCCGCGCCCGCCCCGAGCTGGGGCGGCATGGTCGGGGAGGCCGCGCAGATCATGCAGCAGGACCCCTATCTGCTGTTCGTCTCCGGTGGGGTCATCGGCCTCATGTCCCTGTCCTTCGGGCTCGTCGGCGACGGCCTGCGGGACCTCGAACAGGACCGGCGGCAGGCGACCGGCGGCCGGTCGCGACGCCCCGTCCCCGTGGCGGCCCTCGACAAGGCCGTCGAGGCGTCGGACACATCGCCGCCCGCCGGGGCGATCCTCGCCGTGCGCGACTACTCCATCGCCTTCGGCACCGCGCAGGGGCCCCGCACCGTGGTCGACTCCATCGGCTTCAGCGTCCGCCCCGGCGAGATCTTCGGCCTCGTGGGCGAGTCCGGCAGCGGCAAGACGGTGACGGGCCTGTCCCTGCTCGGACTGCTCCCGCCCAACGGGGCGGTGACGAGCGGCGCGGCCTGGCTGGCCGGCACCCGTGTGAGCGGCCTCCCGGAGCGGGAGTTGCAGCGCCTCAGGGGCCGCGAGATCGCCCTGGTGTCGCAGGAGCCGATGGTGGCGCTGGACCCGTACTTCACCATCGGTTCCCAGCTCGCCGAGGTGATCAGGCGCACCAGCGAGGTGCCGGGCGGCAAGGACGCCGTACGGCAGCGGACCCGTGAGCTGCTGGCCAGCGTCCAGCTGCGCGATCCGGACGATGTCGCGCGCCGGCACCCGCACGAACTCTCCGGCGGCATGCTCCAGCGCGTCGTCATCGCCATGGCCCTGGCCGGGTCGCCCAAGGTGCTGATCGCCGACGAACCCACCACCGCACTGGACGTGACCGTGCAGGCGGGGATCCTGGACCTGCTGCGGTCGCTGCGCGACGAGCACGGCATGGCGATCATCCTGATCACCCACGACCTGGGCGTCGTGGCCGACAGCTGCGACCGCGCGATCGTGATGGAGCAGGGCCGGATCGTGGAGGAGGGCTCGGTCGAGGACATCTTCTACCGGCCCCGGCACCCGTACACGAAGAAGCTCATCGAGAGCACCCCCAGCATCGCTCGCACCGAGGGCAGGATCGCGTGA
- a CDS encoding ABC transporter permease, giving the protein MFPIILRRLALSVPLLVIVSAITFLLESFVPGDPARTVLGINATQEQYDALRAAMHLDQPVVVQYWLYLRDAVRGDLGNSLFSGESVLGLIGQRLPVTLALVIGGTVVATVVGVTLGVYSATRGRVSRRVFDVVSLLGSAVPNFWIALVLVAVFAVEFAFFPATGYTPFAESPGQWASGLVLPVISLAIGGVAFISKVTRDAMLTTLGLDHIRTLRASGIRPTSIIWKHALRGCGLPVVTTIGLMMITFIPGTILIENVFTLPGLGTTVVDATNQHDLPVVQGLTITFTVMVIVVNLLVDVLYSLLNPKVRTE; this is encoded by the coding sequence ATGTTTCCCATCATTCTCCGCAGGCTGGCGCTGTCCGTGCCGCTGCTGGTGATCGTCTCGGCGATCACCTTCCTCCTGGAGTCGTTCGTGCCGGGAGACCCGGCACGAACGGTGCTCGGCATCAACGCGACGCAGGAACAGTACGACGCGCTGAGGGCCGCCATGCATCTCGACCAGCCGGTCGTCGTGCAGTACTGGCTCTACCTCCGCGACGCCGTGCGCGGCGACCTCGGCAACTCGTTGTTCTCCGGTGAATCGGTGCTGGGGCTGATCGGGCAACGCCTGCCGGTCACCCTGGCGCTGGTGATCGGAGGCACCGTCGTCGCGACCGTGGTCGGCGTGACGCTCGGCGTGTACAGCGCGACACGTGGCCGGGTCAGCCGCCGGGTGTTCGACGTCGTGTCGCTGCTGGGCAGCGCGGTGCCCAACTTCTGGATCGCCCTGGTCCTGGTAGCCGTGTTCGCCGTCGAGTTCGCCTTCTTCCCCGCGACCGGGTACACCCCGTTCGCCGAGTCGCCGGGGCAGTGGGCGTCCGGCCTGGTGCTGCCCGTGATCTCGCTCGCGATCGGCGGCGTCGCGTTCATCTCCAAGGTCACCCGGGACGCGATGCTGACCACCCTCGGCCTCGACCACATCAGAACGCTGCGGGCCTCCGGCATCCGGCCCACGTCGATCATCTGGAAGCACGCCCTCCGGGGCTGCGGACTGCCGGTGGTGACCACGATCGGCCTGATGATGATCACCTTCATCCCCGGCACGATCCTCATCGAGAACGTCTTCACCCTGCCCGGCCTGGGCACCACCGTCGTGGACGCGACCAACCAGCACGATCTGCCCGTGGTCCAGGGCCTCACCATCACCTTCACGGTCATGGTCATCGTGGTGAACCTGCTCGTGGACGTCCTCTACAGCCTCCTCAACCCGAAGGTACGTACGGAATGA